A window of Garra rufa chromosome 11, GarRuf1.0, whole genome shotgun sequence genomic DNA:
TCCTCCCTGAAAAGTACTGCATttctaacaaaataaaaaagaaaaacattgtaAGATACTTCATAATATCTACCCAACTAGCTCCAAAATTGCTAATTTTGCTTAATTTATCAATGCAATCAGATGCATTGCTTTTGGAAAAATATAAGATGTTATTcatctccttttttttttatttattaaactatTGGTATTTTGATCCAGTGCTGTTTCCTCTATGCAATAAAACAAAGTATTGTGTGCTTTAATTCACCATTTTTATTAGAAATGGTCAccccagtgattttttttttccatatagacTCTTAAAAATATAACACTTTACGACAAAATAATATAGGCACTACAGTTATTATCAGAGGATTTATCCACCACcatcaagaaaaaaataatacaattaaatacaatAACTCAAGAATTTGTTCCATGTCCCATGATTTCTAGCAACTGCCCTGGTCATAATTATGGTATATTTTGACAAAAAGGTTATGGTTACAATGGCAATGTTTTGAAATGGAACAAACAGTAATTCCAGTCGCAGTcacattttttgtaaaatttttgCATGCAAAAAAGGTCTATTTTCAATGTCGTAATGTATGAAGCACAGACGTTACTTTCAAACCAAGTAGCTCTCTGTTGGTCAGTGCAGTAAATTTGTGTGACAACTTGAAACCAAGAAAATCTGCAAGGGGAAATCTTTTGCCCTCAATTCTTGCTTAAGTGGATTCCTATTAAAATAATGGTAAATGTGACCATACACATTAATTATctgaccaaaataagaaggatcatacaaaatgcatgttattttttatttagtactgagatgaataagatatttcacataaaagagaaaataatagttgaatttataaaaatgaccctgttcgaaagtttacatacacgtgattcttactactgtgttgttacctgaatggtccacagctgttttttattttttgtttattgtttagctatagttgttcatgtgtcccttgtttgtcctgaactgcctgctgtacttcagaaaaatccttcaggtcccacaaattctttgatttttcaacattttttttgtatttgaaccctttccaacaatgactgtatgattttaagatccatcttttcacactgaggacaactgagggactcatatacaactattacagaaggtgcaaacactcactgatgctccagaaagaaacacaatgcactaAGAGctgtgggggtgaaaacttttgaacagaatatagATGTGTgcatttgcctaaatatcatttttttgtcatttagtactgcccttcagaagctacagaaaatacttacatgtttcccagaagacaaaataagtcaaatttaccctgatcttaaattcaaaaagttttcaccccctggattttaatccactgtgttttcttctggagcatcagtgagcgtttgaaccttctgtaatagttgaatatgagtccctcagttgtcctcagtgtgaaaagatggattttaaaatcatacagtctttgttggaaagggtccaaatacacaaaaaggctgaaaaaccaaataatttgtgaaacctgaaggatttttctgaaggacagcagacagtttaactgtttagaacaaacaagagactcatgaacaactaaacaaacaaaaaacacagctgtggatcattgaggtaacaacacagtattaagaatcaagtgtaagtaaacatttgaacagggtcattttgataatttcaactattattttctcttgttcaagtcagtactaaataaaaaataaccagtgttgagggtaacgcattataagtaacacaagttatgtaataatattactttttccaagtaactagtacatttaaagtttaattaacaagaaaatatctgagttactttttcaaataagtgacgccagttacttttccctccatttattgattaaaagctctcctgtccccatgttgagggaaattgtgagtaagatgttactttagttctagaataaatgtgaacatgcattaattcatctcactcactaaaataacagatacagtattcctcaaaatgaataaaaacagtgaaattcaacgcaaacctgcaataattaaatatgttaaatgatacaaatatcctttatgtatttaatcccattttattaaccgatgtctttgctgccgaccttcgatgatccaattcatccaaacTAACAagaaaaaatgactcaagataatctaacatttgttttccttttttcttattgctgaagagttgacactTTTCTTCTGcggaatttacttttctctaagcccgAGGCTTtcggtgtgaaaaggcttttacatttgacaaaatatAACtagcaaacaagcaagccctggccagatttaaaaagtaacgcaaaagtaacataacgcattactttccataaaaagtaactaagtaacgtaattagttacttttttagggagtagctcaatattgtaatgcattactttccccaacactgaaaataacatgcattttgtatgatcttgcatgagctctcttattttggtcaaataataaacaaggtgtatgtaaacttttgacctcaactgtaaatattttAGGAATGCAACTCGCAAGTATAAAGATAACTATAATGACAACTTGAGCCCTTTAAAGTCAGGTGGATTTTGTTCGTCTGTCAATGTGTAATCATGTATAAGATGGAAAGAACTCAATGGATGTTATTCCTCTTGGAATTAAAATGAATACTAAAATGTTATAGTTATCATTACAGTTTTAATCTTCAGTGTGAACTAGGCCTTAAATCACTGTTATTTCTTCTCTCTCTCCATGTTGTCCTGAGCTTGTTCTCTCATCCTGACCACCTGGTGTTGCTGAAGGAGCTGCACTACTCCTAGCTGATTGTGTGCCCTTGCAACGTCCTCTGCTGTCTCTCTCCAACTGCTCCTTATAGCGGGATCAGCACCTTTGTCTAGCAGAACCTTGAGCACCTGTGGATTGAATCACAAGATATAAGTTTCCTACATTTTCCCACAGGAAAGCCAAATCGCAGATGACAACTCAATTGGTGACCATAAAAGGCTTCTTCCAAATACTTAAAGTGGTCATCATTCTTGTGGGTGTGAtgtcacacagacagaggccactcccacgatagttgattgacatgagcgccttaccttagccccgccctcattgagccgaaacagtccgactccgatcgccattgtgtgactcaggtgcagacaagaatgtctccgattgagcgattgaggtgttctgttgttggatataataatgaacatagcagtcgtcatttactgaagatgcagaggaaaacgttactttcgtttttaaaggggccatgtcttaaaatgagttgagttttgcagagctgattttgacaaggtaaaaggctgtttttttacactactattgaaaaTTTGCATTTATAAGTATATTatgacttttcattaagaccctaaagaatcacatgaacttgtggaaatgggcatccgatgacccctttaattgaAAGTcgataatatactttggttaaaaattcttaaCAGTAGTGTAACAAAACACccttttatcttgtcaaaatcagctctgcaaaagatcaacttattttatttcatggtccctttaaatgagctctgctcgccccgcccctctctgctgtgggattatgagccgtaatgtttactttagctgcgtttagcgcGTTCAGAAGAGAAACTTGCCAACAGCcaaattattaagaaaggccatttgcaaagatgcataaaaatccttatattcacttctgctgtgggtgaagctgcatcaggaatgttTCACACCAACAtaaacgcatatgtagatcgggatcagcgctttcctttcaaaaacgaaagtaacgttatcctctgcatcttcagcggctcagatgtcgggagtaaatgactactgctatgttcattattacatccaacaacagaacacctcaatcgctcaatctgagacattcttgtcttcctctgcacctgagtcacacaatggagattggagtcggactgtttcagctcagtgagggcggagctaaggtaaggcgctcatgtcaatcaactatcgtgggagtggcctctgtccatgtgacatcacaacgacaagaagctgagaatgacctgattttaaaaaggggatattacttttaaagattaaaaaataccactgggtgttcACAAACTGCcagcacacatttatgttcaaactacatgtaaaagttagatttgcatccgatgacccctttaaatttttTTAGTGTAGAGTATAAACTTatggaaaacataaaaatgacacaGAATCAACACACCTTGCAGTGACCCCTCTCAGAACCCAAGTGCAAAGGTGTCTGTCCGAGCCGCTCCACAGAATTCACATCTGCCCCATAGTGCAGCAAAAGTTTGGCAGCCTCAACATTGTCCCTGAGCGTTGAGTAGTGCAGTGGGGTCATTTTGAGGTTGTCCTTGTCCTCAAGTCCAGCTCCATTCAGAATCAACAAGTGCACCACAGCCCTGGAGCCGCTGCGGGCAGCCAGATGCAGAGGAGACGCCACATCCCCATCCCTGACATCAACCTTAGCCCCTCCTGTTAACAGCTGCTGGAGGATCTATAGGGAAGAAGAAGATACGGTTTAAACGAGACAGACGACGGAGGAAGGAAAACAGAGAGTAAAAGAAAGATCAATTGGTGCTAAGGAGACAGGAACAGCACACTGCCCTTCACCCACACAAATGCCATCTGTTTCACAGCATGCATTTGGCTTGACTCTGACAGAACGTAGCCAAAAGGGCAGCAAGACCTTGAATTTAGAGTCTTGGCAAATGCAAGTTAGGCTGTGGTAATGGGGTTGATTGGAAACAAATGCATTGAGGTGTTTATAGGACACTTTATGTCTACAGATTGTTTcatttcagcatcacatgatcagtGCTGGATAACATTGGAtagcattacattatttaatcTTGTTTTAAACCATCTAACAGTTTCATGTATCATTTTACATGTCATCAAGCGGCATCTCACTAGCCAATTTTCCACactttaaataatttgttacttAAACTTTTCTGAGTTTCCTGAACTTAAAGTTATAAGGCATTATAACTTTAAGTTCAGTAAATGCagaaaagtttagtcaactttgATATTTGAGttcattcaacttaaaattttaaggcagccaggtagcttacccagcttttaagtttaacaaaccattttttttgttacgtcaactcaaatatctaagttgtctcttagtacaacttaacatttcaagttgactataCTTATTTAAGCTGActggcagcagggtaacaaactatgttaagtttactcaacaaattgtgttttttagtttttttttttacagtacagcCACAAACGTAATTGAGTTTTTAACATTTTTCCTAAAAACAGTTAGTAACTGTGATGTTTTGCCCATCCATGTTATGGGCAACCGtggtatttttatttgtatatgtctAAATATCCAACATTGAATTAACAAACTGTAGTAGTACTTAACTGaaaaaaagcttgttttttttcccccaaaatgtTATATGTATGGTTTGGCTCAAACCTTAAATTGTAAGTTCATAttaatcaaaaacattttttttaaaatgacaaaacattCATACTATGTTTATACAGTTCATACAGATTATTGATTATAAACACACACTTAATATATTTTCTTTAGACACAAGCCAAAATGTTTCATAATGTAGGTCAACATAATATTTTGGGGGGATTTTTACAATTTCACCATAAATAAAAGCTTAGCTATAATATAAAACTAGAATTTTAACTTAAGATAAAGATTTACTTAACCCCTTTACTGTCATCCCTATTTTTGAAAAATTCACGagagtgcactatccaaacttaaattattataattcataAGCGCTTTTAAATACAGAcctaaggttggtctctttttaaagaagtcaattAGCAGATTAGTGAAGTCTAAATTTAGTAgcagtttaaatttactgtaaagaaaatgtattgtactattttttcttatattatacctaaaataaataatatgtctagttgtgttccaaatttgaagttgatataaaaaaaattgaggttcaTATGCAATTTTGTTTAGGCGTTATACCAGAAAAAGCCACAGTGGCCACCCAAACTGTATtgaatttttttatgaatttctgTCCCAAATCTATCAATTTCTCTCTTAATATTACAtctatcacaaaataaaaaagttttgatTCTAAAAGATcgtaatacattttgtaatatgacacccccgctaagggggaggagaccgctaAAAGATTTTGAAGTGCTATTTCTATGATAACGCAATATCTGATTTCCAAAGGATTTTTTACAGGAAgaattttaagattttaagcTTTCAAATGGTATATAAATTATGTTGATTACTAAAACATGTGATAGGCAAAAAGGCAACGGAATAAAGACTTTTTGTGACagaggtcagaactcctgttatgatgtAGATTTGTAATAGACTCttggtgcactcttgtcataaattaatctaacattgttcctacataatttgtaacaaaaaaaaggtaaaatatctatttaggagtctTAAACCTTTCCagtgatatatagtttgtcatgattacattaggatttaattgtaatttagtgAAGTATATTTAGGCATCCTGTATACGGGATGGTGACAGTTAACaggttttaataaaaataaagacttaaaaagacttgaatatttacatttttttctatgGGAAGTGTTATTTGCAAACTAAACAGAACAGGTTTAAACTAGAAACCATAATTTTCAATTGACTGATATAAGAAATGGTATTAATTGACTGCATCTTGCACATTCTAAAGCATTTGTGAAAACCTAGAGTTGCATTGCAACTTCTTAAACTGCTTTAAACCatgtttacactgcaaaaaaatgctttttttcttatattttttgtttggtttccagccaaaatataaaaaaattcttaaatcaagaagtaaaaattattttcttgttttcagaaaaaaaataaataaataaataaaataaaaaatcttatttcaaacagaaaacaagattatttttcttaccccattggcagattattttgcttgtttcaagcaaaacacacttaattttgacttgacaataatttttactcatctagaaaatccttcttgatttaagaatttgtagatattttggctggaaacaagacaaaaaatctaactaagaaaagcatttttggcagtgTAAAAGTTACCAGGTTGATATTACAAGCCATTCTTAGAATAAAACTTTAAGACTTGCCAGTTTAATGAAAATCAAATCTTTGAAGGTAGTAATAACTGTAATTTTtgcttttttgcttttttctACAACAGTCAATTATTGGGGTATaatcttttttatattgtttatgcTCCTAAACCAAACAAACGATGGTTGGTTGTTTTACATGTTAGTATGTTTAAAGCTGATCAGCTCATATTCAATCACCTTCTTGTCTCCAGAGCAGGCACAAAGGTGCATAGCTGTGCGGCCGTTAGGACCCCTCATATTGGCATCTGCACCTCGGTGGAGCAGTAGCCTCACCCCCGCCTCATTCCCCACCAACACCGCCAACTGCAGAGGGCTCATGCCCACACCTTTTCCTCCCTCCACGTCTGCCCCATTATCTAGCAGGAGTTCTGCCACATCCCCCCAGCCTCCAAAAATTGCCCAGTGCAGGGGTGTCCACTTATGAAAGTCCTGGGGGTTCGGTGAGGCCAAGTGCTGGAGCAGAACCCGAGCCGTGCCCAGGTGTCCGCTGGCTGCAGCCAAGTGAAGGGGCGTCTGGCCGGAGCTGGACCGTGCTGAATGTGACGCCCCCTTCTGGAGGAGGAAGTCTGTGGTCTCGGGGTTTCCTCCACTGCAGGAGCGGTGCAAGGGAGTGCAGTTGAAGAAGT
This region includes:
- the LOC141345826 gene encoding uncharacterized protein gives rise to the protein MAHAGPEVHWRWLELHDSVSMGSVERKVRTAAGTRQWRIHRRPKPKHSLLDERRLHYAAWEGCLDQVKAMLEDGVPANCQDPYGWTAVHHASFKGHLMLIKFLLQTGQVEVNSQDFFNCTPLHRSCSGGNPETTDFLLQKGASHSARSSSGQTPLHLAAASGHLGTARVLLQHLASPNPQDFHKWTPLHWAIFGGWGDVAELLLDNGADVEGGKGVGMSPLQLAVLVGNEAGVRLLLHRGADANMRGPNGRTAMHLCACSGDKKILQQLLTGGAKVDVRDGDVASPLHLAARSGSRAVVHLLILNGAGLEDKDNLKMTPLHYSTLRDNVEAAKLLLHYGADVNSVERLGQTPLHLGSERGHCKVLKVLLDKGADPAIRSSWRETAEDVARAHNQLGVVQLLQQHQVVRMREQAQDNMEREKK